The DNA sequence gagaaccaaaaaaatgttgaagaaattaacaccttgaaaactagcctaactcaattggcaaaagaggttcaaaaagccaatgaggagaagaatgctttcaaaagcagaatgagccaaatggtaaaggagattcaaaagctcactgaagaaaatagttctttcaaaactagaatggcacagatggacgctaaggactttgtgagaaagacagatatcacagaatgtagcgagaagattggaaaaatggaagataatgtgaaatatcttattggaaaaacaactgacctggaaaatagattcaggagagacaatttaaaaattctgggactacctgaaaaccatgatcaaaagaagagcctagacatcatcttccatgaaattatcaaggaaaactgccctgagattctagaaccagagggcaaaataaatattcaaggaatccacagaacaccgcctgaaagagatccaaaaagagaaactcctaggaacattgtggccaaattccagaattcccaggtgaaagagaaaatattgcaagcagctagaaagaaacaattcaaatattgtggaaatacaatcaggataacacaagatctagcaccctctacattaaggaatcgaagggaatggaataggatattccagaagtcaaaggaactaggactaaaaccaagaatcacctactcagcaaaactgagtataatacttcaggagaaaaaatggtctttcaatgaaatagaggattttcaaattttcttgatgaaaagaccagagctgaaaagaaaatttgactttcaaacacaagaatgaagagaaccatgaaaaggtgaacagcaaagagaagtcataagggacttactaaagttgaactgtttgcattcctacatggaaagacaatatttgtaactcttgaaacatttcagtatctgggtactgggtgggagtacacacacacacatgcacacacacacacatacatagagacagagtgcacagagtgaattgaagaggatgggatcataccttaaaaaaaaaaatgaaatcaagcagtgagagagaaatattgggaggagaaagggagaaatggaatggggcaaattatctctcataaaagaggcaagcaaaagacttatcagtggagggataaagaggggaggcgagagaaaaagatgaggtctactctcatcacattccactaaaggaaagaataaaatgcacactcattttgataggaaaacctatctcacaatacaggagagtgggggacaagggcacaagcagggtggggggaggatagaggggagggcatggggaggagaatgcaatccgaggtcgacactcatggggagggaaaggatcataaaagaatagaagtaatgggggacaggataggatggagggaaatatagttagtcctatacaacacaactagtgtggaaatcatttgcaaaactacacagatttggcctatattgaattgcttgccttccaaagggaaggggtggggagggagggaggtaaggaagttggaactcaaagtgttaggatcaactgtaatgttcttaccactaggaaataagaaatacaggttaaggggtaaaaaaagctatctggccctacaacacaaaagagaagagggagacaagggcagagagggaggatagaagagagagcagattggtcacaggggcaattagaatgcttgggtttggggggggaggggataaaatgggagaaaatttgtaacccaaaattttgtgaaaataaatgttaaaagttaaataaaaaaaaataaatttgttttactATTTGTAACGCTATTACAATACACTATTATATATCCTGGAGGCTTGATGTTTATTTAAACCTAGGAAATTAGGATATTTGATACAAAGAGAGATGAGCAAATGGTTATTGGGGAAAAGGTTTCTTCTGCTTATTAAATGGAAAAGTGTACAATAAACTATGGTGAGAGCTCAAAGATAATTTATTAATTGGTGAGTAATGTGATTATTTAAATAAGCAATgaggaaatattagaaaaaacCCCTAATTACCTTAGAACTcagaatgagaatgaatgagatATTGCCCAGTAACAAAGCAAAAGATGGGAGCAGCTCCTTAGTATACATAGAAGTATAGGTGACCCAAACCCATGCTATAAATATAAAGGATATTATTACgctatcaaaaatgacaaaataaaaaatttagggaagcataaaaaggcaaaatgaaatgaCATAGTAAGAAGaagacaaaaccaggagaacaacacACATAATAATGACAATGTCTTTAAAGACATCAGATTTAGGTTCTATTAAATGCCTAATCTTGGTTACAAAAACTCATGATAAACTGTGTTCTTACTCTCAGTAGAAATGTGGTAGACCACAGGTACAGACTGTTTCATACTCTGTCAGCTGGACGTACTCTATTAGTTTGTTTTGTACcactgaaatttctctctccaaagttacttatGATCTCTTCCTTGCCAAACCAATGGTCCTTTCTCCATccttattctccttgacctcagggCATCTTTTGATACCGTTGATCACTCTGTCTTCTtcgatactcttttctctctcgaTTTTAAGGACAcccttctctcctggttctcctcctacctctctgtccactcctttctgtcttctttgctagatcctcctccagatcatgccttCTAACTATAGGTGTCcttagggttctgtcctgggtcatctcttctcttctcttctcttctcttctcttctcttctcttctcttctcttctctatatcatttcacttggtgatctcatcagctcccatggatttaattaataTCTCTACTATGCTAGTGATTCTCAGATCCGCCTATCctgccccaacctctctgctAACCTCtaatctcccatctccaactgcttttcagacatctcaatcTGGATGTCCAGTACATATATGAAACTCAACGTATTCAAatcagaatttattatcttttccccaaactctcaCTCTCCTCACTTCCTAATTTCTCCATTACTGGCCATGGCACCATCATCCTTGcaatccctcaggctcacaacctaggagtcattttTGATACCTCACTCTCTTTCACTCCTCATATCCAAGTTGCCAAGGCCtttcattttcacctttgccACACCTCTCAAATATGCCCTTTTCTCTCACCTGCACAGTCCCTACCCTGGTGCAGGCTCTCAtcccctcacacctggactactatAATAGCCTTCTGGGGGTCTGCCtgttcaagtctctccccactccaattcatcctccattaggc is a window from the Notamacropus eugenii isolate mMacEug1 chromosome X, mMacEug1.pri_v2, whole genome shotgun sequence genome containing:
- the LOC140516208 gene encoding uncharacterized protein encodes the protein MPRKGKRNKTIEGYFLGEQTFPPFLSDDEEQCLPSGKDTEIKASVSQPTQWAQAMEELKKNFENQVREVEEKLGREMRGMKEKHEKQISSLLKENQKNVEEINTLKTSLTQLAKEVQKANEEKNAFKSRMSQMVKEIQKLTEENSSFKTRMAQMDAKDFVRKTDITECSEKIGKMEDNVKYLIGKTTDLENRFRRDNLKILGLPENHDQKKSLDIIFHEIIKENCPEILEPEGKINIQGIHRTPPERDPKRETPRNIVAKFQNSQVKEKILQAARKKQFKYCGNTIRITQDLAPSTLRNRREWNRIFQKSKELGLKPRITYSAKLSIILQEKKWSFNEIEDFQIFLMKRPELKRKFDFQTQE